In one Culex quinquefasciatus strain JHB chromosome 2, VPISU_Cqui_1.0_pri_paternal, whole genome shotgun sequence genomic region, the following are encoded:
- the LOC6043684 gene encoding arylsulfatase B isoform X1: MTLVVIAVLILALTIVLVTSSKPPPNIVFILADDLGWNDVGFHGSAQIPTPNLDALAYSGIILNRYYVTPICTPSRAALMTGRYPIHTGMQHAVLYGMEPRGLPLEEKLLPEYLRELGYKNHIVGKWHLGHYTRRYTPLERGFDSHVGFWTGHHHMFDHSAVETETWGLDMRRGYDVAYDLHGKYTTHVIRDEAVARIGNHSVGDPLFLYVAHAAVHSANPYDFLPAPDVTVAGLEHVEPYPRRKFAAMLSELDESVGAIVEALKVKGMLDNTIIVFSSDNGGPAEGFNSNAASNWPLRGVKNTLWEGGVRAAGFIWSPLIAESRRVSQQMIHISDWLPTLLDAAGYNVETLPKTLDGINVWKSLLNGNSTERREILHNIDDIWGSAALTVNNWKVLKGTNYKGQWDNWYGPPGDRDPEAYNITAVQHCPTGKALSEMNLLPTEATIRNLRLNATVHCSKEVRATCNPLEQPCLYDVLQDPCELDNLAERFPAILDSMLKKLDAYNATAVPPGNLALDTRGDPRFWGYTWHNFGDDLEHCDGGEEECSTQSL; encoded by the exons ATGACTTTAGTGGTTATTGCag TTCTTATCCTCGCCTTAACGATCGTACTGGTGACCAGTAGTAAACCCCCTCCCAACATCGTCTTCATCCTGGCCGATGACCTCGGCTGGAACGATGTTGGCTTCCACGGATCGGCTCAGATTCCAACGCCCAACCTGGACGCTTTGGCCTACTCGGGTATCATCTTGAACCGGTACTACGTGACGCCGATCTGCACACCGTCGAGGGCCGCCCTAATGACGGGTCGATACCCGATCCACACCGGAATGCAACATGCCGTTCTGTACGGTATGGAACCACGTGGACTCCCGCTGGAGGAGAAGCTGCTGCCGGAATACCTGAGGGAGCTGGG CTACAAAAACCACATCGTCGGCAAGTGGCACCTGGGACACTACACGCGTCGCTACACCCCGCTGGAGCGCGGCTTCGACTCGCACGTGGGCTTTTGGACCGGTCATCACCACATGTTCGACCACAGCGCAGTCGAGACGGAAACCTGGGGGTTGGACATGCGCCGCGGGTACGATGTGGCGTACGACCTACACGGGAAGTATACGACGCACGTGATCCGGGACGAAGCGGTCGCGAGGATCGGAAACCACTCGGTTGGGGATCCGTTGTTTTTGTACGTGGCACACGCAGCGGTACATTCGGCCAATCCGTATGATTTCTTGCCTGCGCCGGATGTTACGGTGGCCGGGTTGGAACACGTGGAACCCTATCCGAGGCGGAAGTTTGCGGCGATGCTCAGCGAGCTGGACGAATCGGTGGGAGCGATCGTGGAAGCGCTCAAAGTCAAGGGAATGCTGGACAATACGATAATTGTGTTCAGCTCGGATAACGGAGGACCAGCGGAGGGGTTCAACAGTAATGCTGCGTCCAATTGGCCACTGAGAGGCGTTAAGAACACACTGTGGGAAGGCGGAGTACGGGCGGCTGGGTTCATCTGGAGTCCGTTGATCGCTGAAAGTCGACGAGTGTCGCAGCAGATGATCCACATTAGCGATTGGTTGCCGACACTGTTGGACGCGGCCGGATACAATGTGGA GACCCTCCCGAAAACCCTTGACGGCATCAACGTGTGGAAGTCTCTACTCAATGGGAACTCCACCGAGCGTCGCGAGATCCTGCACAACATTGACGACATCTGGGGCAGTGCCGCGCTGACGGTCAACAACTGGAAGGTTCTCAAGGGTACCAACTACAAGGGTCAATGGGACAATTGGTACGGTCCGCCCGGTGATCGTGACCCCGAAGCGTACAACATCACTGCCGTCCAACACTGCCCAACCGGGAAGGCACTATCCGAGATGAACCTGCTTCCAACGGAAGCAACAATCCGGAACCTCCGACTTAACGCAACGGTTCACTGTTCCAAAGAGGTCAGAGCGACCTGCAACCCCCTGGAGCAGCCCTGTCTGTACGATGTTCTGCAAGATCCGTGCGAGTTGGACAACCTGGCGGAAAGGTTCCCGGCGATTCTGGACTCGATGCTGAAGAAGCTGGACGCGTACAACGCGACGGCGGTGCCGCCGGGCAATCTGGCGCTGGACACGCGCGGTGATCCACGGTTCTGGGGGTACACGTGGCACAACTTTGGGGACGATTTGGAGCATTGTGACGGAGGGGAGGAGGAGTGTAGTACACAGAGCTTATAA
- the LOC6043684 gene encoding arylsulfatase I isoform X2: MLYFVVLTHIGDLETNYKNHIVGKWHLGHYTRRYTPLERGFDSHVGFWTGHHHMFDHSAVETETWGLDMRRGYDVAYDLHGKYTTHVIRDEAVARIGNHSVGDPLFLYVAHAAVHSANPYDFLPAPDVTVAGLEHVEPYPRRKFAAMLSELDESVGAIVEALKVKGMLDNTIIVFSSDNGGPAEGFNSNAASNWPLRGVKNTLWEGGVRAAGFIWSPLIAESRRVSQQMIHISDWLPTLLDAAGYNVETLPKTLDGINVWKSLLNGNSTERREILHNIDDIWGSAALTVNNWKVLKGTNYKGQWDNWYGPPGDRDPEAYNITAVQHCPTGKALSEMNLLPTEATIRNLRLNATVHCSKEVRATCNPLEQPCLYDVLQDPCELDNLAERFPAILDSMLKKLDAYNATAVPPGNLALDTRGDPRFWGYTWHNFGDDLEHCDGGEEECSTQSL; the protein is encoded by the exons ATGTTGTATTTTGTGGTTTTGACACATATTGGAGACTTAGAGACGaa CTACAAAAACCACATCGTCGGCAAGTGGCACCTGGGACACTACACGCGTCGCTACACCCCGCTGGAGCGCGGCTTCGACTCGCACGTGGGCTTTTGGACCGGTCATCACCACATGTTCGACCACAGCGCAGTCGAGACGGAAACCTGGGGGTTGGACATGCGCCGCGGGTACGATGTGGCGTACGACCTACACGGGAAGTATACGACGCACGTGATCCGGGACGAAGCGGTCGCGAGGATCGGAAACCACTCGGTTGGGGATCCGTTGTTTTTGTACGTGGCACACGCAGCGGTACATTCGGCCAATCCGTATGATTTCTTGCCTGCGCCGGATGTTACGGTGGCCGGGTTGGAACACGTGGAACCCTATCCGAGGCGGAAGTTTGCGGCGATGCTCAGCGAGCTGGACGAATCGGTGGGAGCGATCGTGGAAGCGCTCAAAGTCAAGGGAATGCTGGACAATACGATAATTGTGTTCAGCTCGGATAACGGAGGACCAGCGGAGGGGTTCAACAGTAATGCTGCGTCCAATTGGCCACTGAGAGGCGTTAAGAACACACTGTGGGAAGGCGGAGTACGGGCGGCTGGGTTCATCTGGAGTCCGTTGATCGCTGAAAGTCGACGAGTGTCGCAGCAGATGATCCACATTAGCGATTGGTTGCCGACACTGTTGGACGCGGCCGGATACAATGTGGA GACCCTCCCGAAAACCCTTGACGGCATCAACGTGTGGAAGTCTCTACTCAATGGGAACTCCACCGAGCGTCGCGAGATCCTGCACAACATTGACGACATCTGGGGCAGTGCCGCGCTGACGGTCAACAACTGGAAGGTTCTCAAGGGTACCAACTACAAGGGTCAATGGGACAATTGGTACGGTCCGCCCGGTGATCGTGACCCCGAAGCGTACAACATCACTGCCGTCCAACACTGCCCAACCGGGAAGGCACTATCCGAGATGAACCTGCTTCCAACGGAAGCAACAATCCGGAACCTCCGACTTAACGCAACGGTTCACTGTTCCAAAGAGGTCAGAGCGACCTGCAACCCCCTGGAGCAGCCCTGTCTGTACGATGTTCTGCAAGATCCGTGCGAGTTGGACAACCTGGCGGAAAGGTTCCCGGCGATTCTGGACTCGATGCTGAAGAAGCTGGACGCGTACAACGCGACGGCGGTGCCGCCGGGCAATCTGGCGCTGGACACGCGCGGTGATCCACGGTTCTGGGGGTACACGTGGCACAACTTTGGGGACGATTTGGAGCATTGTGACGGAGGGGAGGAGGAGTGTAGTACACAGAGCTTATAA